One stretch of Verrucomicrobiales bacterium DNA includes these proteins:
- a CDS encoding serine/threonine protein kinase produces the protein MSTPERPVGTEKILGLDPRALLARRDTAERLRAWLPPEPNELAHLFPDFEILELLGRGGMGAVYRARQRSLDRDVAIKLLPTEAASDPVFADRFRNEARALGRLHHPNIVAIHEAGQTQAGHLFIVMEYVRGQDVAALLAQGSLPTARVIQIASSICMALEFAHNHGVIHRDIKPANVLIADDGGVKVADFGVARLSHDPNDTRLTFTGLALGTPDYMAPEQRSGGIVDARADLFSVGVMVYEMLTGHLPRGAWAPPSNGAADARHLDAVLQKAMQADPARRPQTAAELRSGLEGRAHSRMTSRWILLTAAALVVISVSAWILRTKPSNTDQATSALSSSSGQGRIGPATPADTAAGVHTPFTNLDLNRDVLFGHWTWLDGIPGGTLTAAYDTNNVFRCLRLPVQPGARAYEASFELLLEHKGSDLSVVIPVGASRVAVTLDLYDTSGLGLVAGKDWNQNLTSVIRRLPIQRFVPVIITVLPLGSDASITVLLDGSPLFSWKGPQAELTLSYYFAIRHLIRDAGQTLLLETPHGGIQVRNFAVRIE, from the coding sequence ATGAGCACACCTGAACGCCCGGTTGGCACCGAGAAGATCCTTGGTTTGGATCCACGCGCCCTGCTGGCGCGTCGCGACACAGCCGAGCGGCTGCGCGCCTGGCTGCCCCCGGAGCCCAATGAACTTGCCCACCTGTTTCCGGACTTCGAAATCCTGGAACTTCTCGGACGCGGCGGCATGGGTGCCGTGTATCGGGCGCGGCAGCGTTCGTTGGATCGCGATGTTGCCATCAAGCTTTTGCCCACCGAAGCGGCGTCCGATCCGGTCTTCGCCGACCGTTTTCGCAACGAGGCCCGCGCGCTGGGCCGACTGCACCACCCCAACATCGTCGCCATTCACGAAGCGGGCCAGACGCAGGCGGGCCATCTGTTCATCGTGATGGAATATGTCCGAGGACAAGACGTCGCGGCGCTGCTGGCACAGGGGTCGCTCCCGACCGCACGCGTAATCCAGATCGCCAGCTCGATCTGTATGGCCCTGGAGTTTGCCCACAACCACGGAGTTATTCACCGCGACATCAAGCCCGCCAACGTCCTCATCGCCGATGACGGCGGGGTCAAGGTCGCTGACTTCGGCGTCGCCCGCCTTTCGCACGATCCCAACGATACCCGGCTCACCTTCACGGGTCTCGCCCTCGGCACACCCGATTACATGGCCCCCGAGCAACGAAGCGGGGGAATAGTGGACGCGCGCGCCGATCTGTTCTCGGTTGGGGTGATGGTTTACGAAATGCTGACCGGCCACCTGCCTCGTGGAGCCTGGGCACCGCCATCGAACGGAGCGGCCGATGCGCGCCACCTCGACGCCGTTCTGCAGAAAGCCATGCAGGCGGACCCGGCTCGCCGGCCGCAGACTGCGGCTGAACTGCGCAGCGGCCTCGAGGGAAGAGCGCACTCCCGGATGACCTCGCGCTGGATTCTCCTGACGGCCGCTGCCCTCGTGGTCATCTCAGTGAGTGCGTGGATTCTGCGCACAAAGCCCTCGAACACTGACCAAGCCACCTCAGCATTGTCCTCGTCGTCCGGGCAGGGCAGAATCGGGCCGGCGACGCCCGCAGACACTGCCGCCGGAGTGCACACTCCCTTTACCAATTTGGATCTGAATCGCGATGTGTTGTTTGGCCATTGGACCTGGCTCGATGGGATCCCGGGCGGGACGCTCACCGCTGCCTACGACACCAACAACGTCTTTCGGTGTCTGCGCCTGCCGGTGCAACCCGGTGCTCGCGCGTACGAGGCGAGTTTTGAGCTTCTGTTGGAGCACAAGGGAAGCGACCTGTCTGTGGTGATTCCGGTGGGTGCATCCCGCGTTGCCGTAACGCTCGACCTGTATGATACTTCGGGTCTTGGACTCGTCGCCGGCAAGGACTGGAACCAAAACCTAACCTCCGTCATTCGCAGACTCCCGATACAGCGATTCGTGCCCGTCATCATCACGGTGCTCCCCCTCGGCTCGGATGCCTCGATCACGGTCTTGCTCGATGGCTCGCCACTCTTCTCCTGGAAGGGCCCTCAGGCCGAACTCACGCTTTCCTATTACTTCGCCATTCGGCACCTCATCCGCGATGCGGGTCAAACACTGCTGCTCGAGACTCCCCACGGAGGCATCCAGGTTAGGAACTTCGCAGTGCGGATTGAGTGA